One segment of Aquimarina sp. BL5 DNA contains the following:
- a CDS encoding replication-associated recombination protein A, whose protein sequence is MNKPLAERIRPKSLEEYLSQEHLIGDDGSLTKQIKKGIIPSLILWGPPGVGKTTLANIIANESDRPFYTLSAINSGVKEVREVIDKAKQSGGLFTSKNPILFIDEIHRFSKSQQDSLLGAVEKGWITLIGATTENPSFEVIPALLSRCQVYVLNPFGKKELEALLDRAMQQDDYLLSKKIKLKETEALLRLSGGDARKLLNIFELIVSSQDQDEIIITNDLVLKLVQQNTVRYDKTGEQHYDIISAFIKSVRGSDPNAALYWLARMIEGGEDLKFLARRMLILASEDIGNANPTALIMANNTFQAVTTIGYPEARIVLSQCAVYLATSPKSNASYMAINKAQQLVRQTGDLSVPLHIRNAPTKLMKELGYGEDYKYAHDHNNNFIHQEFLPESIENTKLYEPGNNQRENALRAFLKSRWGDKYNY, encoded by the coding sequence ATGAATAAACCGCTGGCAGAAAGAATACGCCCTAAATCTTTAGAAGAATATTTGAGCCAAGAGCATTTAATTGGTGATGATGGTTCACTAACTAAACAAATTAAAAAAGGAATCATCCCTTCACTAATTCTTTGGGGCCCTCCTGGCGTTGGAAAAACTACCTTAGCTAATATCATTGCTAACGAGTCCGATCGACCATTTTACACTCTTAGCGCTATTAATAGTGGTGTAAAAGAAGTACGTGAAGTTATTGATAAAGCTAAACAAAGCGGTGGATTATTTACTTCTAAAAATCCAATTTTATTTATTGATGAGATTCATCGTTTTAGTAAGTCTCAGCAAGATTCTTTGTTAGGAGCTGTAGAAAAAGGTTGGATTACATTAATAGGAGCCACTACAGAGAACCCGAGTTTCGAGGTAATCCCTGCTTTGCTATCCCGTTGTCAGGTATATGTTCTTAATCCTTTCGGAAAAAAAGAATTAGAAGCCCTACTTGATAGAGCAATGCAACAAGATGACTATTTACTATCAAAAAAGATAAAACTCAAGGAAACAGAAGCATTACTTAGATTAAGTGGTGGAGATGCTAGAAAATTATTAAACATTTTTGAACTAATAGTCTCCAGTCAGGATCAAGATGAAATTATAATTACCAATGATCTAGTTTTAAAACTTGTACAACAGAACACAGTACGATACGATAAAACAGGAGAACAACATTATGACATCATTTCAGCATTTATTAAATCTGTTAGAGGAAGTGACCCAAACGCAGCGCTGTATTGGTTAGCTAGAATGATTGAAGGAGGAGAAGACCTAAAATTCCTAGCACGTAGGATGCTCATACTAGCATCCGAAGATATTGGCAATGCCAACCCTACCGCTTTGATTATGGCTAATAATACTTTCCAAGCAGTTACTACTATAGGCTATCCCGAAGCTAGAATCGTATTAAGTCAATGCGCTGTATATTTGGCAACTTCTCCGAAAAGCAATGCATCATATATGGCTATTAATAAAGCTCAACAATTAGTGAGACAAACCGGAGATTTGTCAGTGCCTTTACATATAAGAAATGCTCCAACTAAGTTAATGAAAGAATTAGGCTATGGCGAGGATTATAAATACGCTCACGATCATAACAATAATTTTATACATCAAGAATTTCTTCCTGAATCTATCGAAAATACAAAACTTTATGAGCCAGGTAACAATCAACGTGAAAATGCATTAAGAGCCTTTCTAAAATCACGTTGGGGTGATAAATACAATTACTAG
- a CDS encoding DUF5723 family protein gives MRVLLCLLGLLGCSLYSQNKETLYDFTDLPQSLMLNPGADVDFKYHAGVPFLSQIHFNVGFKGASIYDVFADDGRDINDKIENTINKLGSNDFFTLTQQLDLINFGWRSKNDESLYYSGGVYQELDLIVYFPKDFAVLAYQGNQDFINVPFRFSNISTTGEFLTVYHFGYNKKVNKKLTFGARAKLYSSIFNFRSTKNRGTFTTIETPQGNNIYQHIISDADVSLQTAGYASLRDIESEDNADGAKQVLNKFLGRAFLGGNLGVGVDVGFSYKLEDQWTVTGSMTDLGMIFYTKDVETYRARGNFVFEGLETPITDENGQDVLDELEDAIPIDTLNTSYAALRPLKLNGSIKYSYNKYDDGTCDCNDPPYQDAFGLQIFTQFRPKRPQYAASLFYYKRLSSFLRTKLTYTVDDYSYKNIGFLMSTHINKINFYISANNLLEYSNLADARGVSVQLGFNVIM, from the coding sequence ATGAGAGTCCTACTATGCCTTTTAGGTTTGTTGGGATGCTCATTATATTCTCAGAATAAAGAAACCTTATACGATTTTACAGATTTGCCTCAATCGTTAATGCTTAATCCAGGTGCGGATGTAGATTTTAAGTATCACGCAGGAGTTCCATTTCTATCTCAGATACATTTTAATGTTGGATTTAAAGGAGCTTCTATTTATGATGTTTTTGCTGATGACGGCAGAGATATAAATGATAAGATTGAAAATACAATAAACAAGTTAGGAAGCAATGATTTTTTTACGCTTACACAACAATTGGATCTCATAAATTTTGGTTGGAGGAGTAAAAATGATGAAAGTTTATATTATTCTGGAGGTGTGTATCAAGAGCTTGATTTGATTGTCTATTTTCCAAAAGATTTTGCAGTATTGGCATATCAAGGGAATCAAGATTTTATTAATGTTCCGTTTCGATTTTCTAATATTAGCACTACAGGAGAGTTCTTGACCGTATACCATTTTGGTTATAATAAAAAAGTAAATAAGAAACTTACGTTTGGTGCTAGAGCAAAACTCTATTCTAGTATATTTAATTTTCGAAGCACAAAAAATAGAGGAACTTTTACTACGATAGAGACGCCGCAGGGAAATAACATATATCAGCATATAATTAGTGATGCGGATGTGAGTTTACAAACAGCTGGATATGCTTCTTTGCGCGACATTGAATCTGAAGATAATGCTGATGGGGCGAAACAAGTACTTAATAAGTTTTTAGGAAGAGCATTTCTAGGAGGAAATTTAGGCGTTGGTGTAGATGTTGGATTTAGCTATAAATTAGAAGATCAGTGGACCGTTACTGGCAGTATGACTGATTTAGGAATGATTTTTTATACAAAAGATGTCGAGACTTACAGAGCCAGAGGTAATTTTGTTTTTGAAGGATTAGAGACTCCGATTACGGATGAGAATGGTCAGGATGTTTTAGACGAGTTAGAAGATGCAATACCTATTGATACTCTTAATACAAGTTATGCAGCTTTACGCCCGTTAAAACTTAATGGTTCTATTAAGTATTCTTATAATAAATATGATGACGGTACCTGCGATTGTAATGATCCTCCTTATCAGGACGCTTTTGGATTACAGATTTTTACGCAGTTTAGACCAAAAAGACCACAGTATGCAGCATCACTGTTTTATTATAAGCGCTTATCTAGTTTTCTAAGAACAAAATTGACATATACAGTCGATGATTATTCTTATAAGAATATTGGTTTTTTAATGTCTACTCATATTAACAAAATTAATTTCTATATTTCGGCAAATAATCTTTTAGAATATTCTAATCTTGCTGATGCTAGGGGAGTATCGGTTCAATTAGGATTTAATGTAATAATGTAA
- a CDS encoding YjjG family noncanonical pyrimidine nucleotidase: MKIEKLDHIFFDLDHTLWDFDKNSALAFQLMFDKFEIQISIDQFLSVYQPINLRYWKLYREEQVTKTELRRGRLIEAFAVFGKQLSLEVIDALSDDYINFLPLNNYLIDGAKELLEYLMPKYKLHIITNGFREVQHTKLTNAKIKHYFKTVTNSEEVGVKKPNPIIFEHALKISGADVDRSLMIGDNYEADIIGAETLGIKTICFNYHQEQLPAKAIQVSALNQIKSYI; this comes from the coding sequence ATGAAAATAGAAAAACTTGATCACATATTTTTTGATTTAGATCATACACTTTGGGATTTTGACAAAAATTCGGCTTTAGCATTTCAGTTGATGTTCGATAAATTTGAAATTCAGATTTCTATTGATCAATTTTTATCAGTATATCAACCGATAAATTTACGTTACTGGAAATTGTATAGAGAAGAACAAGTAACGAAAACAGAACTTCGTAGAGGACGTCTTATAGAAGCGTTTGCTGTTTTTGGTAAACAATTGTCATTAGAGGTTATAGATGCTTTGTCTGATGATTATATTAATTTTTTACCTCTTAATAATTATTTGATAGATGGTGCAAAAGAATTATTAGAGTATTTAATGCCAAAATATAAGTTGCATATTATTACTAATGGTTTTAGAGAAGTGCAACATACAAAACTTACTAATGCTAAAATTAAACATTATTTTAAGACCGTAACCAATAGTGAAGAGGTTGGTGTTAAAAAACCTAATCCTATTATTTTTGAACATGCACTAAAGATTTCCGGCGCTGATGTTGATAGAAGTTTGATGATTGGAGATAATTATGAAGCGGACATTATCGGTGCAGAAACTTTGGGAATCAAGACAATATGTTTTAACTATCATCAAGAGCAATTACCGGCAAAAGCCATACAAGTTTCTGCATTAAATCAGATAAAAAGTTACATTTAG
- a CDS encoding rhomboid family intramembrane serine protease produces the protein MERSNDFRFSTGVIGYPLLFVLAIWITFWFEIRFGFDFNHFGIYPRTLTGFRGVFFSPFIHGDLSHLWHNTLPLLILSMALFFFYPKNSWKVLLLGTLLTGGMTWLLGRPANHIGASGIIYMLFGFLFFKGIIAKHFRLIALSFVVVFIYGSMIWYTLPVDPKISWEGHLSGLIVGVVLAFFIKKGIAKPKAYYWESSDYNPDDDEFLKHFDENGNFIEKLPEEEIEDNIEIVYEYKAKDDSSKED, from the coding sequence ATGGAAAGAAGTAACGATTTTAGATTTAGTACGGGAGTTATTGGATATCCACTGTTATTTGTATTGGCTATCTGGATTACTTTTTGGTTTGAGATTCGCTTTGGCTTTGATTTTAATCATTTCGGGATATACCCCAGAACCTTAACTGGGTTTAGAGGAGTGTTTTTTTCTCCTTTTATTCACGGAGATTTATCACATCTATGGCATAATACATTACCGTTGTTAATTTTGTCGATGGCGCTCTTTTTCTTTTATCCGAAAAATTCTTGGAAGGTATTACTTTTAGGAACTTTGCTTACCGGTGGTATGACGTGGTTATTGGGGCGACCAGCGAATCATATTGGAGCCAGTGGTATTATTTATATGCTTTTTGGTTTTCTGTTTTTTAAAGGAATAATAGCAAAGCATTTTAGGTTAATAGCGTTATCGTTTGTAGTTGTCTTTATTTACGGAAGCATGATCTGGTATACTTTGCCAGTGGATCCGAAAATCTCTTGGGAAGGGCATTTATCTGGTTTAATAGTTGGAGTAGTATTGGCTTTTTTTATAAAAAAAGGAATTGCTAAACCAAAAGCGTATTATTGGGAATCTTCAGATTATAACCCCGATGATGATGAGTTTCTAAAGCATTTTGATGAAAATGGTAATTTTATAGAAAAACTACCCGAAGAAGAAATAGAAGATAATATCGAAATAGTATATGAATATAAGGCTAAAGACGATTCTTCTAAAGAGGATTAG
- the rlmB gene encoding 23S rRNA (guanosine(2251)-2'-O)-methyltransferase RlmB, protein MKNESQIFGIRAVIEAINSGKTIDKLFIQKGLQGELAKELMSLLKKENLNFSSVPIEKLNRLTRKNHQGVVAHIAPIEFQDLENLVLQVIESGKTPLFLILDQLSDVRNFGAIIRTAECTGVHGIIIQKKGGAPVSADTVKTSAGAIFKIPICKVDHIKDAMFYLQASGIQIVAATEKAASPIYDIDLTNPTAIVMGSEGKGISNSVLKIADHMAKLPMYGEIASLNVSVACGVFLYESIRQRI, encoded by the coding sequence ATGAAAAACGAATCACAAATCTTTGGAATAAGAGCCGTTATTGAAGCAATTAACTCTGGAAAAACAATTGATAAACTTTTTATTCAAAAAGGTTTACAAGGAGAACTGGCCAAGGAGTTGATGAGTTTACTTAAAAAAGAAAATCTAAACTTTTCCTCTGTACCTATAGAAAAACTTAATAGACTAACTCGCAAAAATCATCAAGGTGTTGTTGCACATATCGCACCAATTGAATTTCAGGATTTAGAAAACTTGGTACTACAGGTTATCGAATCTGGCAAGACTCCTTTATTTTTGATTCTTGACCAATTATCCGACGTTCGTAATTTTGGTGCAATTATTAGAACTGCAGAATGTACTGGTGTGCATGGAATAATTATTCAGAAGAAAGGTGGAGCTCCAGTAAGCGCTGATACTGTAAAAACTTCTGCCGGAGCTATATTTAAAATTCCGATTTGTAAAGTTGATCATATCAAAGATGCTATGTTTTATTTACAAGCATCAGGGATTCAAATAGTGGCAGCTACGGAAAAAGCGGCCTCCCCTATTTATGATATTGATTTAACCAATCCTACTGCTATTGTTATGGGTAGCGAAGGCAAAGGAATTTCTAACTCTGTATTAAAGATTGCTGATCATATGGCCAAATTACCTATGTATGGAGAAATAGCCTCCCTAAACGTTTCTGTCGCCTGTGGCGTGTTCTTATATGAGTCTATTAGACAAAGAATCTAA